In the Gossypium arboreum isolate Shixiya-1 chromosome 10, ASM2569848v2, whole genome shotgun sequence genome, one interval contains:
- the LOC108488649 gene encoding scarecrow-like protein 15, which yields MRVPVCSPQANHYPIPKPDINNNNITITAGNITFLNSSVPASSCEPTLDLDLRRSPSSAVTENPVSNPADNSNCFSVSGPHQQQAGLEWDEHVLRNMDWDAILKDFGLDDESVPATKTIPPQVINPRLDNHIQNVPELTSCELTHHPLHSDFNLYESYSGLNQNPSHNNYFDVSNTCNFHNVGNFNLGFDFLEELIRAANCFDTHDLQLAQVILDRLHQRLRSPSGKPLQRASFYFKEALQSLFTGSTWPNPVRLSSWSEIVQTIEAYKSFSGINPIPMFNHFTTNQALLEALDGSAPLIHIIDFDIGFGGQYASLMREMAERNDHSRKFIRITAVVPEEYGFETRLIEDNLNQFAQALRLRFQIEFVLLPTFETMSFKAFKFINGEKTAILLSPSIFRCLGLQVTAFVSDLRRISPSVVVFVDSEVWMESGTTTSFRKNFVNCLEFYAMMFESLDAAGGEWVKKIETLLLRPRIFSAVEAAARTAAPAWREVFCEAGMRAVRLSQLADFQAESLLQKVQVRGFHVAKRQAELVLCWHKTALSATSVWRC from the coding sequence ATGAGAGTCCCTGTTTGTTCCCCACAAGCCAACCATTACCCGATCCCAAAGCCTGAcatcaacaataacaatattACTATCACAGCCGGGAACATCACTTTCCTTAACAGTAGTGTTCCAGCGAGCTCATGCGAGCCAACATTGGATCTTGATCTCCGTCGAAGCCCAAGTTCGGCGGTAACAGAAAATCCGGTTTCGAATCCTGCCGATAATTCTAATTGTTTCTCAGTATCGGGTCCTCATCAGCAGCAGGCGGGTCTTGAGTGGGACGAGCATGTGCTGCGAAACATGGATTGGGATGCCATCCTGAAAGACTTCGGATTAGATGATGAATCTGTGCCTGCTACCAAAACTATTCCTCCTCAGGTCATCAACCCTAGACTCGACAATCACATCCAAAACGTCCCCGAGTTAACGTCCTGCGAGTTGACTCATCACCCCCTCCATTCTGATTTCAATCTTTACGAATCTTACTCGGGTCTTAATCAAAACCCATCTCATAATAATTACTTTGATGTTTCTAATACTTGTAATTTTCATAACGTCGGCAACTTCAACTTGGGCTTTGATTTTCTAGAAGAGCTGATAAGAGCTGCGAATTGTTTCGACACCCACGACTTGCAACTCGCGCAAGTGATATTGGACCGGCTCCACCAACGGCTACGATCTCCCTCGGGGAAACCGTTACAAAGGGCCTCTTTTTACTTCAAAGAAGCTCTCCAGTCTCTATTCACCGGGTCAACATGGCCGAATCCGGTTCGTTTATCTTCATGGAGTGAAATCGTTCAAACTATCGAAGCCTACAAGTCCTTCTCCGGGATTAACCCTATCCCCATGTTCAACCACTTCACCACCAATCAAGCTCTCCTGGAAGCACTGGATGGATCAGCACCGTTGATTCACATCATCGATTTTGATATTGGATTTGGAGGCCAATACGCTTCTTTAATGAGAGAAATGGCTGAAAGAAACGATCATTCTCGCAAGTTCATTCGAATAACAGCCGTGGTTCCCGAAGAATATGGCTTTGAGACAAGGCTTATTGAAGACAACCTTAACCAGTTTGCTCAAGCACTTAGATTAAGGTTTCAGATTGAGTTTGTTCTGCTCCCAACATTCGAGACCATGTCTTTTAAAGCTTTTAAGTTCATTAACGGAGAAAAAACGGCAATCCTTTTATCTCCGTCAATATTCCGATGTCTGGGTTTACAGGTAACGGCCTTTGTGAGTGATCTTAGGAGGATTAGTCCAAGCGTCGTCGTTTTTGTAGATAGTGAGGTGTGGATGGAGTCAGGGACGACGACGTCGTTCCGGAAGAATTTCGTGAATTGTTTGGAGTTTTACGCCATGATGTTTGAGTCATTGGACGCTGCGGGAGGGGAATGGGTGAAGAAGATAGAGACATTGTTATTGAGGCCGAGGATATTTTCGGCAGTGGAAGCGGCGGCTAGGACGGCGGCGCCGGCCTGGAGGGAGGTGTTTTGTGAGGCGGGAATGAGGGCGGTGCGTTTGAGTCAGCTGGCGGATTTTCAAGCTGAGAGTTTGTTACAGAAGGTGCAGGTTCGTGGATTCCACGTGGCGAAAAGACAAGCCGAGTTGGTGCTTTGCTGGCACAAAACTGCCCTGAGTGCCACGTCAGTTTGGAGGTGTTAA